From Triticum aestivum cultivar Chinese Spring chromosome 4A, IWGSC CS RefSeq v2.1, whole genome shotgun sequence, a single genomic window includes:
- the LOC100682416 gene encoding BEL1-like homeodomain protein 4, which produces MGIAAPPCQQTTTQHVGAPRSSAAIYDGRPATASSMSHSQGFHQGSSGVYGFSSDGFDRPGSSQQDQQQEHEQQQHHVAQQSRRDKMRVQGFDPAAAAAHGLLPIDGDEHVEPGTMYDHAAAAGASNMLAEMFNFSAQTPSGPSATELLASQMNANYRFGFRQQAPGAVVAGLPGDGGWFGSGGPGRADVVLGGANLLGETSSPKQQAGGMAGLATDPAAAMQLFLMNPQQQQQQQSRSSPTSPPPSDAQSAIQHHEAFQAYGNAASSFGGGGAGVVEGQGLSLSLSPSLQQLEMAKQAEELRVRDGVLYFNRQQQQQQQQAPSVQQLPMALHGQVGAMGQQLHVGYGPAGVAGVLRNSKYTRAAQELLDEFCSVGRGQTIKGGGRGAGGSSSNPNASKGGPSSSGAAQSPSSASKEPPQLSPADRFEQQRKKAKLISMLDEVDRRYNHYCDQMQMVVNFFDSVMGFGAATPYTALAQKAMSRHFRCLKDAIAAQLRHTCELLGEKDAGTSSGLTKGETPRLRAIDQSLRQQRAFHHMGMMEQEAWRPQRGLPERSVSILRSWLFEHFLHPYPSDADKHLLARQTGLSRNQVSNWFINARVRLWKPMIEEMYQQETKELEGSSAGGGGGGPESGNDPSGADDLHSPTSTGAQQHPQQQVVMQHGGGRYGQQEHGMSGVHPHKLDPGAGPSVADAAFVGLDPAELLGGDAHVGAADDLYGRFEPGVRMRYGPATTGAVSGDVSLTLGLQHAGAGNQGPDGSGRFSLRDYSGC; this is translated from the exons ATGGGGATAGCggcgccaccgtgtcagcagacgaCCACGCAGCACGTGGGCGCACCCAGGAGCAGTGCGGCGATCTACGACGGCCGGCCGGCCACGGCGAGTTCTATGTCCCACTCCCAGGGATTCCACCAGGGCAGCAGCGGCGTCTACGGCTTCTCCTCGGATGGCTTCGACCGCCCGGGATCCAGCCAGCAGGACCAGCAGCAAGAGCacgagcagcagcagcaccacGTGGCGCAGCAGAGCCGACGCGACAAGATGAGGGTCCAGGGCTTCGacccggccgccgccgctgcccacgGGCTGCTCCCTATCGATGGCGATGAGCACGTCGAGCCCGGAACCATGTACGACCACGCGGCGGCCGCCGGCGCCTCCAACATGCTCGCCGAGATGTTCAACTTCTCCGCCCAGACACCGTCGGGGCCTTCCGCCACCGAGCTGCTGGCCAGCCAGATGAACGCCAACTACCGCTTCGGGTTCCGGCAGCAGGCGCCGGGAGCGGTAGTAGCCGGCTTGCCCGGCGACGGCGGTTGGTTCGGCAGCGGCGGGCCTGGCCGCGCTGACGTGGTCCTCGGCGGGGCAAACTTATTAGGTGAGACGTCCTCGCCCAAGCAACAAGCAGGCGGCATGGCGGGCCTCGCCACCGACCCGGCCGCCGCGATGCAGCTCTTCTTGATGAaccctcagcagcagcagcagcaacagtcaagGTCGTCGCCGACGTCGCCTCCGCCGTCGGACGCGCAGTCGGCTATTCAGCACCACGAGGCGTTCCAGGCGTACGGCAACGCTGCGAGCtcgttcggcggcggcggggccggcgtggTGGAAGGCcagggcctctccctctccctgtcgCCGTCGTTACAGCAGCTGGAGATGGCGAAGCAGGCCGAGGAGCTAAGGGTGAGAGACGGCGTGCTCTACTTCAaccgacagcagcagcagcagcagcagcaggccccGTCGGTGCAACAGCTCCCGATGGCATTGCACGGCCAGGTGGGCGCGATGGGGCAGCAGCTCCACGTCGGGTACGGCCCCGCCGGGGTCGCCGGCGTGCTGCGCAACTCCAAGTACACGCGCGCGGCCCAGGAGCTCCTCGACGAATTCTGCAGCGTGGGCCGCGGGCAGACGATCAAGGGAGgcgggcgcggcgccggcggctCCTCGTCCAACCCTAACGCGAGCAAGGGCGGGCCCTCCAGCTCCGGCGCCGCCCAGTCGCCATCGTCGGCGTCCAAGGAGCCCCCGCAGCTGTCCCCCGCCGACCGGTTCGAGCAGCAGCGCAAGAAGGCCAAGCTCATCTCCATGCTTGACGAG GTGGACCGGAGGTACAACCACTACTGCGACCAGATGCAGATGGTGGTGAACTTCTTCGACTCGGTGATGGGGTTCGGGGCGGCGACGCCCTACACGGCGCTGGCGCAGAAGGCCATGTCGCGGCACTTCCGGTGCCTCAAGGACGCCATCGCCGCGCAGCTGCGGCACACCTGCGAGCTGCTGGGCGAGAAGGACGCCGGCACGAGCTCCGGGCTGACCAAGGGGGAGACGCCGCGGCTGCGCGCCATCGACCAGAGCCTCCGGCAGCAGCGCGCCTTCCACCACATGGGCATGATGGAGCAGGAGGCGTGGCGGCCCCAGCGCGGCCTCCCCGAGCGCTCCGTCAGCATCCTCCGCTCCTGGCTCTTCGAGCACTTCCTACACCC GTACCCCAGCGACGCCGATAAGCACCTGTTGGCGAGGCAGACGGGGCTGTCCAGGAACCAG GTTTCGAATTGGTTCATCAACGCCCGCGTCCGGCTGTGGAAGCCCATGATCGAGGAGATGTACCAGCAGGAGACCAAGGAGCTGGAGGGCTcctccgccggcggcggcggaggcgggcccGAGTCCGGCAACGACCCCTCCGGCGCCGACGACTTGCACTCCCCAACGTCCACCGGTGCGCAGCAGCACCCGCAGCAGCAAGTAGTAATGCAGCACGGTGGCGGCAGGTACGGCCAACAAGAACACGGGATGTCCGGCGTCCACCCCCATAAGCTCGACCCCGGCGCGGGGCCCTCGGTGGCGGACGCCGCCTTCGTCGGCCTTGACCCGGCGGAGCTCCTTGGCGGCGACGCGCACGTGGGCGCCGCGGACGACCTGTACGGGAGGTTCGAGCCAGGGGTGAGGATGAGGTACGGGCCCGCCACGACCGGCGCGGTCTCCGGCGATGTGTCGCTTACGCTGGGCCTGCAGCACGCCGGCGCCGGCAACCAGGGGCCGGACGGCAGCGGCCGGTTCTCCTTGAGAGACTACAGTGGTTGTTGA